A DNA window from Octopus sinensis linkage group LG25, ASM634580v1, whole genome shotgun sequence contains the following coding sequences:
- the LOC115224525 gene encoding 2-methoxy-6-polyprenyl-1,4-benzoquinol methylase, mitochondrial, producing the protein MSSGLAARRVCRRLFLLNRQCLTTLQHRNLSEEPRTEQQTHFGFQSIPESEKESKVHEVFKNVANKYDLMNDAMSVGIHRLWKDYFIRQLAPTCETKLVDVAGGTGDIAYRFLNYVKHLRADLPNDAEDFDQLIKDEFVTISSSPEVENDAAVGASAQVTVCDINQSMLDVGQKRCEELGYDPASIKWVQGNAESLPLEDNQFDAYTIAFGIRNVTHIDKALEEAYRVLRPGGRFLCLEFSQVPNFAIRNVYDFYSFQVIPVLGQVLAGDWKSYQYLVESIRQFPDQEQFASMIRAAGFRMVTYENLTFGVTALHSGFKL; encoded by the exons ATGTCCTCCGGTTTGGCTGCTCGACGTGTTTGTCGAcggttatttttattaaaccgTCAGTGTTTAACTACTTTACAACACAGGAATTTATCCGAGGAACCTAGGACTGAACAGCAAACACATTTTGGTTTTCAGTCTATTccagaaagcgagaaagagagtaAAG TTCATGAGGTATTCAAAAATGTTGCCAACAAATATGATTTGATGAACGATGCCATGAGTGTTGGAATCCATCGTCTTTGGAAGGATTATTTCATAAGGCAGTTGGCTCCGACTTGTGAAACCAAACTTGTTGATGTGGCTGGAGGAACAG GTGACATTGCATATAGATTTCTTAATTATGTCAAACACTTACGAGCAGATCTGCCTAACGATGCTGAAGATTTCGATCAACTAATTAAGGATGAGTTTGTCACCATCAGTAGCTCACCTGAAGTTGAAAATGATGCTGCTGTGGGGGCATCTGCCCAAGTGACTGTTTGTGATATCAACCAGTCGATGCTGGACGTTGGTCAGAAACGATGCGAGGAGTTAGGGTATGACccag CTTCCATTAAGTGGGTGCAGGGCAATGCAGAATCCCTCCCGTTGGAGGACAACCAGTTTGACGCCTACACCATTGCCTTTGGGATTCGCAACGTGACTCACATAGACAAG GCTCTTGAAGAAGCTTATCGGGTCCTCCGTCCAGGTGGAAGATTCCTCTGTTTGGAGTTCAGCCAAGTACCAAATTTTGCAATACGCAA cGTCTATGATTTTTATTCGTTCCAAGTGATCCCTGTTCTGGGGCAGGTCCTTGCTGGGGACTGGAAATCTTATCAGTACCTTGTGGAAAGCATACGTCAGTTTCCTGACCAG gAACAATTTGCATCTATGATTCGCGCGGCCGGATTCCGAATGGTGACCTATGAAAACTTAACCTTTGGTGTGACTGCTTTACATTCAGGCTTCAAACTCTGA